The following are from one region of the Acidimicrobiales bacterium genome:
- a CDS encoding carboxymuconolactone decarboxylase family protein: protein MDNPAQHLPDAMKGIQSLIKAAHGAGVPRTTLELAHLRASQVNGCSPCVYSGAISAKKAGESDERLFAVAAWRETDLFTAAERAALALAESMTRLSDREDAVPDAVWDDAARHFDDKELAGLVLWIATTNLFNRINAATRQQAGTVW, encoded by the coding sequence ATGGACAACCCAGCCCAGCACCTGCCCGACGCGATGAAGGGGATCCAGTCCCTCATCAAGGCGGCCCACGGCGCCGGGGTGCCCCGGACCACCCTGGAGCTGGCCCACCTCCGGGCCAGCCAGGTCAACGGATGCAGCCCCTGTGTCTACAGCGGGGCCATCAGCGCCAAGAAGGCGGGGGAGAGCGACGAGCGCCTCTTCGCCGTGGCGGCCTGGCGGGAGACGGACCTGTTCACCGCGGCGGAGAGGGCCGCTCTGGCCCTGGCCGAGTCGATGACCCGCCTGTCGGACCGGGAGGATGCGGTGCCCGACGCGGTATGGGACGACGCCGCTCGGCACTTCGACGACAAGGAGCTGGCCGGCCTGGTCCTCTGGATCGCCACGACCAACCTGTTCAACCGGATCAACGCCGCCACGAGACAACAGGCCGGCACCGTCTGGTGA
- a CDS encoding CocE/NonD family hydrolase translates to MPSSLRRGLVAALGLTLVSAGAARAAGSGAQGAAALDPELPAGVVAASFAPGSRWVPEKAVYGTTSQNDLPVTMSDGTVLRANVIYPTDPKTGKIAAGPFPVLLTQPPYGKGSGGSSAPGSAQQPGAGAATGGTNNYLAQRGFIEVVADVRGTGDSGGSWGIFDPVQTTDSITLVNWAARLPHSSGRVGTYGPSYLGINQLLVAGNIGPRSPLKAIFPMVAANDIYRDTSFMGGLIDSEFDEAYLGLTGGANLAYPLSDAAGNPPGSAGGAGQVAGVEADHVAGTASYHVGFSAETLAGGPTAYDGQYWQARDPGSLLSAIVANGIPAYLVGGEFDLFQRGEPLNYAGFQNAYDHRPAAVPMVRGQPVTGRYQLIDGPWEHLNGSSVDVDALELAWFDQWLKGEQTGVGSTPTPLHYFDLGTSSWDETTTYPFTGATPQRLYLGAGRLTTGAPTSASAGADTLAWTGTDSPCSRPVDQWSMGALSIPSAAVGVTAPCAANDAPSADNPATSASYTSAPLPHPERIAGPLSATLYASATSADTEWVVEVEDVAPDGTATPLTEGALLGSLRAVDPTRSWATPGGGYLIPYHPYTEGSSRAVGPGQLTRYDVEIFPTLATIAAGHSIRVTISTADSPHLSPTAPEAANLAGGVYTLERSPAGPSYLELDVQPGG, encoded by the coding sequence GTGCCGTCTTCTCTTCGTCGTGGGCTGGTCGCCGCCCTCGGGCTGACGCTGGTTTCCGCCGGCGCCGCCCGGGCGGCCGGGTCGGGCGCCCAGGGGGCGGCGGCACTGGACCCCGAGCTGCCCGCCGGCGTGGTGGCCGCCAGCTTCGCCCCGGGCAGCCGGTGGGTGCCCGAGAAGGCCGTCTACGGGACCACCTCTCAGAACGACCTCCCCGTGACGATGAGCGACGGCACCGTGCTCCGGGCCAACGTGATCTACCCGACCGACCCGAAGACGGGGAAGATCGCGGCCGGGCCCTTCCCGGTGTTGTTGACCCAGCCCCCCTACGGGAAGGGGAGCGGTGGCTCGAGCGCCCCCGGCAGCGCCCAGCAGCCGGGGGCCGGGGCGGCCACCGGCGGGACCAACAACTATCTCGCCCAGCGGGGCTTCATCGAGGTCGTCGCCGACGTGCGGGGTACGGGCGACTCCGGCGGCAGCTGGGGGATCTTCGATCCCGTGCAGACCACCGACAGCATCACCCTCGTGAACTGGGCGGCCCGGCTGCCCCACTCCAGCGGCCGGGTCGGCACCTACGGCCCCTCCTACCTCGGGATCAACCAGCTCCTGGTGGCCGGGAACATCGGCCCGCGGTCGCCGCTCAAGGCCATCTTCCCCATGGTGGCCGCCAACGACATCTACCGCGACACCTCGTTCATGGGCGGGCTGATCGACAGCGAGTTCGACGAGGCCTACCTCGGCCTGACGGGCGGGGCCAACCTGGCGTATCCATTGTCCGACGCGGCCGGCAACCCTCCCGGTAGCGCCGGGGGGGCGGGCCAGGTCGCGGGCGTGGAGGCCGACCACGTCGCCGGCACGGCCAGCTATCACGTGGGGTTCTCGGCCGAGACGCTCGCCGGCGGGCCGACCGCATACGACGGCCAGTACTGGCAGGCGCGCGATCCCGGCAGCCTCCTCTCCGCCATCGTCGCCAACGGCATCCCGGCCTACCTCGTGGGCGGTGAGTTCGACCTGTTCCAGCGGGGCGAGCCCCTCAACTACGCCGGGTTCCAGAACGCCTACGACCACCGGCCCGCTGCTGTGCCGATGGTGCGGGGCCAGCCGGTGACCGGTCGCTACCAGCTGATCGACGGCCCGTGGGAGCACCTCAACGGCTCCTCCGTCGACGTCGACGCTCTCGAGCTGGCCTGGTTCGACCAGTGGCTCAAGGGGGAGCAGACCGGCGTCGGCTCCACGCCCACGCCGCTGCACTACTTCGACCTCGGCACTTCCAGCTGGGACGAGACCACGACCTACCCGTTCACCGGTGCCACCCCCCAGCGGCTCTACCTGGGGGCGGGCCGGCTCACAACGGGCGCACCGACGTCGGCCTCGGCAGGAGCAGACACCCTCGCCTGGACCGGCACCGACAGCCCGTGCAGCCGGCCCGTCGACCAGTGGTCGATGGGAGCGCTGTCGATTCCCTCGGCCGCGGTGGGCGTCACCGCTCCGTGCGCGGCCAACGACGCGCCGTCCGCCGACAACCCGGCCACGTCGGCGTCCTACACCTCGGCTCCCCTCCCCCATCCGGAGCGCATCGCCGGGCCGCTATCGGCCACCCTGTACGCCTCGGCCACCTCGGCCGACACGGAGTGGGTGGTCGAGGTGGAAGACGTGGCCCCCGACGGCACCGCCACCCCCCTCACCGAGGGCGCTCTGCTCGGATCGTTGCGGGCCGTCGACCCCACCCGGAGCTGGGCCACACCCGGGGGCGGCTATCTCATCCCCTACCACCCGTACACCGAGGGCTCATCGCGGGCGGTCGGGCCGGGCCAGCTCACCCGCTACGACGTCGAGATCTTCCCGACCCTCGCCACCATCGCCGCCGGCCACTCCATCCGCGTGACCATCAGCACCGCCGACAGCCCCCACCTCAGCCCGACGGCACCGGAGGCGGCCAACCTCGCCGGCGGCGTCTACACCCTCGAGCGCTCCCCGGCCGGGCCCTCCTACCTCGAGCTGGACGTTCAGCCCGGAGGCTGA
- a CDS encoding DUF5990 family protein — translation MIIRVEGYDLPGRTCGPEPDFPGGHHNIHVAVQGRKGQQDLFGLVAADADAAAWDLTCDVVAPPPAPDLRGPQIQGSPGKRFVYITWGAVQPGTFRMFRRAKLRLDAVPTDVMASACDHGILLGRLGLTDDKGWPLCAAVRPPRIEWSAPAGPRR, via the coding sequence GTGATCATCCGGGTCGAGGGCTACGACCTGCCGGGCCGCACCTGCGGGCCGGAGCCCGACTTCCCCGGCGGCCATCACAACATCCATGTGGCCGTCCAGGGCCGCAAGGGGCAGCAGGACCTCTTCGGCCTGGTCGCAGCCGATGCCGACGCCGCGGCTTGGGACCTGACCTGTGATGTGGTCGCGCCTCCTCCGGCGCCGGATCTGCGCGGTCCTCAGATCCAGGGCTCCCCGGGCAAACGCTTCGTCTACATCACGTGGGGAGCGGTCCAACCCGGGACCTTCCGCATGTTCCGCCGGGCCAAGCTGCGGCTCGACGCCGTCCCCACCGACGTCATGGCGTCGGCATGCGATCACGGCATCCTCCTCGGCCGGCTGGGGCTCACCGACGACAAGGGCTGGCCGCTCTGCGCGGCGGTGAGGCCGCCACGTATCGAATGGAGCGCTCCGGCGGGTCCCCGCCGGTAG
- a CDS encoding class I SAM-dependent methyltransferase, whose translation MGFDELVAEGQAEPTAGWDFSWFEGRATEQRPSWGYANQLGHRVARSTAVLDVQTGGGEVFGEVLDRVGPPAVVAATESWAPNVARARNRLRPFGAEVAEVADEAVLPFPSARFDLVASRHPTVVIWDEIAQVLRSGGSYFSQQVGSGSNRELTDFMLGPQPVSGRRPDSSGWPPPAGEG comes from the coding sequence GTGGGCTTCGACGAGCTCGTGGCGGAGGGTCAGGCCGAACCCACGGCGGGCTGGGACTTCTCCTGGTTCGAGGGCCGGGCCACCGAGCAGCGCCCCTCCTGGGGCTACGCCAACCAGCTGGGACATCGGGTGGCCCGGTCCACCGCCGTGCTGGACGTCCAGACCGGGGGCGGAGAGGTCTTCGGCGAGGTCCTCGACCGGGTCGGGCCTCCCGCGGTGGTCGCCGCCACCGAGTCCTGGGCGCCCAACGTCGCCCGGGCCCGGAACCGGCTGCGCCCCTTCGGGGCCGAGGTGGCCGAGGTGGCCGATGAGGCCGTCCTGCCCTTCCCCTCCGCCCGCTTCGACCTCGTGGCAAGCCGGCATCCCACTGTCGTGATCTGGGACGAGATCGCCCAGGTGCTGAGGTCCGGCGGGTCGTACTTCTCCCAGCAGGTGGGGTCGGGCTCGAACCGGGAGCTGACCGATTTCATGTTGGGCCCGCAACCGGTGTCGGGGCGGCGTCCGGACAGCTCGGGCTGGCCACCCCCGGCGGGCGAGGGTTGA
- a CDS encoding amidohydrolase family protein, producing MTVDAPSVDSAAPGLAGGHHVVITADSHAGASHAQYREFLESEYLEDFDAWRNRYQNPYRDLAPGDDRRLRNWDNDMRNSQQDADGVVGEVIFPNTVPPFFPGFVLFAPPPNPEDYEHRLAGIRAHNRWLVDFCAQFPNRRVGLGQIFLNDVDDAIADAKWIKQNGLKGILIPPVPPDAHGYIRPLNDPEYDRLWAVCEDLDIPLHTHGGTGSPAYPRFPSSTILHISELGFYSQRTLVWMILAGVFERFPRLKLVLTEQGCFWLQEMGQRLDGLIRNVKQGSQGELRFTADMAPPRMASEYIHDNVYLGVSMAGPWDVASRNVVAEGHWMWGSDYPHDEGTYPFSKEHLRVSMQGLSPEERNQLLAGNAAALYGFDLGALAGEAERFGPSVTELDTPLEQLPDGANQALAGLFSGTRDPRRQMMVD from the coding sequence ATGACCGTAGACGCGCCGTCTGTCGACTCCGCCGCACCGGGTCTGGCCGGCGGCCACCACGTGGTCATCACGGCCGACAGCCATGCCGGCGCCAGCCACGCCCAGTACAGGGAGTTCCTCGAGAGCGAGTACCTGGAGGACTTCGACGCCTGGCGGAACCGGTACCAGAACCCCTACCGGGATCTGGCACCCGGTGACGACCGCCGGCTGCGGAACTGGGACAACGACATGCGCAACTCCCAGCAGGACGCCGACGGCGTGGTGGGGGAGGTCATATTCCCCAACACCGTCCCGCCGTTCTTCCCGGGCTTCGTGCTCTTTGCCCCTCCTCCCAACCCGGAGGACTACGAGCACCGCCTGGCCGGCATCCGGGCCCACAACCGCTGGCTCGTCGACTTCTGCGCCCAGTTCCCCAACCGGCGCGTGGGCCTGGGTCAGATCTTCCTCAACGACGTCGACGACGCCATAGCCGACGCCAAGTGGATCAAGCAGAACGGGCTCAAGGGGATCCTGATCCCACCGGTCCCGCCCGACGCCCACGGGTACATCCGGCCCCTCAACGACCCGGAGTACGACCGCCTGTGGGCCGTCTGCGAGGACCTCGACATCCCCCTCCACACCCACGGAGGCACCGGGTCCCCGGCGTACCCCCGCTTCCCCTCCTCGACCATCCTCCACATCTCCGAGCTGGGCTTCTACTCCCAGCGCACCCTGGTGTGGATGATCCTGGCCGGGGTGTTCGAGCGGTTCCCCCGCCTCAAGCTGGTCCTGACCGAGCAGGGGTGCTTCTGGCTGCAGGAGATGGGACAGCGCCTCGACGGCCTCATCCGCAACGTCAAGCAGGGCAGCCAGGGGGAGCTGCGCTTCACCGCCGACATGGCGCCGCCCCGCATGGCCAGCGAGTACATCCACGACAACGTGTACCTCGGGGTGAGCATGGCCGGACCGTGGGACGTGGCCAGCCGCAACGTCGTGGCCGAGGGCCACTGGATGTGGGGCAGTGACTACCCCCACGACGAGGGCACGTACCCGTTCAGCAAGGAGCACCTGCGGGTGAGCATGCAGGGCCTGTCCCCCGAGGAGCGCAACCAGCTGCTGGCGGGCAACGCCGCCGCCCTCTACGGGTTCGACCTGGGCGCCCTGGCGGGGGAGGCCGAGCGCTTCGGACCGAGCGTCACCGAGCTCGACACCCCGCTCGAGCAGCTCCCCGACGGAGCCAACCAGGCCCTGGCGGGCCTGTTCAGCGGGACCCGGGATCCCAGGCGCCAGATGATGGTTGACTGA